A section of the Candidatus Izemoplasmatales bacterium genome encodes:
- a CDS encoding glycerophosphodiester phosphodiesterase family protein, which translates to MTKDLTWIKTRLIAHRGLHTADGHVPENTLAAFQAAIDSGYGIECDVNALRDGTVVVFHDKDLKRLCGDPRRLVDVDWEDVRDLSILGTEERIHTLPEVLAFVAGRVPLLIELKPFGPYRPLCEWFIRDMAGYEGVWAMHSFHPGAVNWFRKNHPEIVRGQISEFFEDDEKMNPILKFAMKHLFFNLVARPDFVNYGVRNMPNRYCDRAQRHGIVVIGYAARSQETLDMMRSRYSNAVFEFFIPKE; encoded by the coding sequence ATGACGAAGGATCTGACCTGGATCAAGACGCGCCTCATCGCCCATCGCGGCCTTCACACCGCCGACGGGCATGTCCCCGAGAACACGCTCGCGGCGTTTCAGGCCGCGATCGATTCCGGCTACGGCATCGAGTGCGACGTGAACGCCCTGCGCGACGGTACCGTCGTCGTCTTCCACGACAAGGACCTGAAGCGCCTGTGCGGCGATCCGCGCCGGCTCGTCGACGTCGACTGGGAGGACGTCCGCGACCTCAGCATCCTCGGCACCGAGGAACGGATCCACACGCTGCCCGAAGTCCTCGCGTTCGTCGCCGGCCGCGTCCCGCTTCTGATCGAACTCAAGCCATTCGGTCCGTACCGGCCGCTCTGCGAATGGTTCATCCGCGACATGGCGGGATATGAAGGCGTCTGGGCGATGCACTCGTTCCATCCCGGTGCGGTGAACTGGTTCCGCAAGAACCATCCCGAGATCGTCCGCGGCCAGATCTCCGAATTCTTCGAAGACGACGAGAAGATGAATCCGATCCTGAAGTTCGCGATGAAGCATCTTTTCTTCAACCTCGTCGCCCGGCCGGACTTCGTCAACTACGGCGTCCGGAACATGCCGAACCGATACTGCGACCGCGCCCAAAGGCACGGGATCGTCGTCATCGGCTACGCCGCCCGCTCGCAGGAGACGCTCGACATGATGCGGTCGCGCTATTCGAACGCGGTATTCGAATTCTTCATTCCCAAGGAATAG